The following coding sequences are from one Carassius gibelio isolate Cgi1373 ecotype wild population from Czech Republic chromosome B7, carGib1.2-hapl.c, whole genome shotgun sequence window:
- the LOC127962271 gene encoding C-type lectin BML-2-like: protein MRIDLTFVLISALSSSVNSDVFTLVSEKMNWTDARSYCRQHHTDLVTLNERTDMDELLQSLPSGLVSLMWIGLYRTDEYFPWVWVWSDGSKDLFTSWDPSQPNNVDGVQYCVCTSPKGYWSDWWCTDKLPFLCYTKKKRQIVRLEVKSSQNVNDPAVKSKILAKFEQTLRENGLTDAKPSWKESSGEHVFHKMWYQKSDAFNVSCRRTTN from the exons ATGAGGATTGATTTGACCTTCGTGCTCATATCAG CTCTGAGCTCCAGTGTGAACTCTGATGTGTTCACCTTAGTTTCTGAGAAGATGAACTGGACCGATGCTCGGAGCTACTGCAGACAGCACCACACCGATCTCGTCACCTTAAATGAGCGGACGGACATGGACGAGCTGTTACAGTCTCTTCCCAGTGGTTTAGTCAGTTTAATGTGGATTGGGCTCTATCGGACGGATGAGTATTTTCCCTGGGTCTGGGTCTGGTCCGATGGGAGCAAAGACCTCTTCACATCATGGGATCCTTCACAACCGAACAACGTGGATGGCGTTCAGTACTGTGTGTGCACGTCTCCGAAAGGATACTGGAGCGACTGGTGGTGTACAGATAAATTACCATTTCTGTGCTACACTA agaaaaagagacagataGTGAGACTGGAGGTAAAATCAAGCCAAAATGTGAATGATCCTGCAGTGAAGAGTAAGATTTTAGCAAAG TTTGAGCAGACACTGAGGGAAAACGGTCTGACAGATGCCAAGCCCTCGTGGAAGGAGTCTTCTGGAGAACATGTCTTTCACAAGATGTGGTATCAGAAGAGTGATGCTTTTAATGTGTCCTGCAGGAGAACCACGAACTGA
- the LOC127962266 gene encoding E3 ubiquitin-protein ligase TRIM39-like, with translation MDTLGKKVVEDMTIEELRQHAVEITIDRERLHSDLKVSQDCKTVRDSADYNHTGEGFPYQLCAFGAQRFSSGRHYWEVELAQENTPPKNYWLIGVMKDGNLTARDRSALTPSAGSWFLCSDGPNGFHTNTDPSVKLSLTPRPERLGVLLNYDEGQLSFYNVKERKHLLTISSRFSGSIVPLFNPGAGDLSPLKIMDGPNPVEQAESSQPLLSNNSADT, from the exons ATGGATACTCTGGGAAAAAAAG ttgtggAAGATATGACTATAGAAGAATTGAGGCAACATGCAg TTGAGATCACCATTGACCGTGAGCGTCTACATTCAGATCTGAAGGTTTCTCAGGACTGTAAAACTGTGAGGGACAGTGCTGATTATAATCACACCGGAGAGGGATTTCCATATCAATTATGTGCTTTTGGAGCCCAAAGATTCTCCTCCGGTCGACACTATTGGGAAGTAGAACTGGCACAAGAAAATACACCTCCCAAAAACTATTGGTTAATTGGTGTGATGAAAGATGGAAATTTAACTGCAAGAGACAGATCTGCTTTAACTCCATCAGCTGGTTCCTGGTTCTTGTGTTCAGACGGTCCTAATGGCTTTCACACAAACACTGATCCATCAGTTAAACTCTCTCTGACTCCGAGACCTGAACGACTGGGAGTTCTGTTGAATTATGATGAAGGTCAGCTGTCATTTTACAACGTCAAAGAGAGAAAACATCTCCTGACCATCAGCAGCAGATTCTCTGGATCAATCGTTCCTCTCTTCAATCCTGGAGCTGGTGATCTGAGTCCACTTAAAATCATGGATGGTCCAAATCCTGTAGAACAAGCTGAATCCAGTCAGCCTTTATTGAGTAATAACAGCGCAGACACCTGA
- the LOC127962238 gene encoding butyrophilin subfamily 2 member A2-like, with protein sequence MMSIMIALLVNLFIETSVSLTLVVPGDPVVAHVGSTVILPCWISPAQNAEALEIRWYRHDQFNNPVLLYNHGKIQDVQEESYRNRSSLKPWSDQSGGLKEGDVSLRLEKLTLQDEGSFRCYVSGDKEYDSKQVALKITALGSTPVLVPKSLDDGRLNISCRSSGWYPEPSVTWMCDDRSVHRPGGTSHILGPDGMFLVQSWMAVSFSDAQQISCSLSIITEEFKESRIDVQDIIWKGNDQVVSSGPWEALFFTLLIFALLGLIGFILYKYREKLTGKKPVGQNCVEEATHGLLKGGERDGNTEEQRKHADCMEETVKKLMKDVETYVDFEDPRKQKGERDGIIEEQRKHADCEDKTMKKVMKDVETYVDFEDPRRQEAVGDVNIEELRKHAVEITIDRERLHPDLKVSQDGKTVRDSPDYKRTGEEFPIHLCAFGAQRFSSGCHYWEVELAQENTPPKNYWLIGVVKDGNLTARDKSGFTPFYGFWFLYSDGPNGFEINTNPSVKLSLTPRPERLGVLLNYDEGQLSFYNVTERKHLLTIKTKFSVSVRPLFNPGAGDQSEIRILDCTKP encoded by the exons ATGATGTCGATTATGATCGCTTTACTGGTGAATCTCTTCATAGAAACCTCTG TGTCGTTGACTTTAGTGGTTCCTGGTGATCCTGTAGTGGCTCATGTGGGATCTACAGTGATTCTTCCCTGCTGGATCTCTCCTGCTCAGAACGCTGAAGCTCTGGAGATCCGCTGGTACCGTCACGATCAGTTCAACAACCCTGTTCTGCTCTATAATCATGGGAAGATCCAGGACGTCCAGGAGGAATCATACAGGAACCGAAGCTCACTGAAGCCATGGTCAGATCAGTCTGGTGGACTGAAGGAGGGAGACGTCTCTCTACGGCTGGAGAAACTCACACTTCAGGATGAAGGTTCATTTCGCTGTTATGTGAGTGGAGACAAAGAATATGACAGCAAACAGGTGGCTCTCAAAATAACTG CTTTAGGATCCACTCCTGTCCTTGTTCCAAAGTCTCTTGATGATGGGCGTCTGAACATCAGCTGCAGGTCCAGTGGCTGGTATCCAGAGCCCAGTGTTACGTGGATGTGTGACGACAGAAGTGTTCACCGTCCTGGTGGAACGTCTCACATTCTTGGACCAGACGGGATGTTCCTTGTTCAGAGCTGGATGGCCGTCTCTTTCTCAGATGCTCAACAGATCTCATGTTCACTGTCCATCATTACTGAAGAGTTCAAAGAAAGTAGGATTGACGTACAGGACATCATCTGGAAAGGAAATGACCAAG TTGTTTCATCAGGTCCATGGGAAGCTCTGTTCTTCACTCTTCTCATATTTGCTCTTCTGGGTTTGATTGGCTTTATCCTGTACAAATACAGAGAGAAACTAACAG GGAAGAAACCAGTTGGTCAAA ATTGTGTGGAAGAAGCTACACATGGACTGTTAAAAGGCG gtGAGAGAGATGGAAATACAGAAGAGCAGAGGAAACATGCAG ATTGTATGGAAGAAACTGTGAAGAAACTGATGAAAGACG ttgaGACATACGTAGATTTTGAAGATCCGAGGAAACAAAAAG gtgaGAGAGATGGAATTATAGAAGAGCAGAGGAAACATGCAG atTGTGAGGACAAAACTATGAAGAAAGTGATGAAAGACG ttgaGACATACGTAGATTTTGAAGATCCAAGGAGACAAGAAG ccGTGGGAGACGTAAACATAGAAGAACTGAGGAAACATGCAG TTGAGATCACTATTGACCGTGAGCGTCTACATCCAGATCTGAAGGTTTCTCAGGACGGTAAAACTGTGAGGGACAGTCCAGATTATAAACGCACTGGGGAGGAATTTCCAATTCATTTATGTGCTTTTGGAGCCCAAAGATTCTCCTCCGGTTGTCACTATTGGGAGGTAGAACTGGCACAAGAAAATACTCCTCCCAAAAACTACTGGTTAATTGGCGTGGTGAAAGATGGAAATTTAACTGCAAGAGACAAATCTGGTTTCACTCCATTCTACGGTTTCTGGTTCTTGTATTCAGACGGTCCTAATGGCTTTGAAATCAACACTAATCCATCAGTTAAACTCTCTCTGACTCCGAGACCTGAGCGACTGGGAGTTCTGTTGAATTATGATGAAGGTCAGCTGTCATTTTACAACGTCACAGAGAGAAAACATCTCCTGACCATTAAAACCAAATTCTCTGTATCAGTCCGTCCTCTCTTCAATCCTGGAGCTGGTGATCAGAGCGAGATTAGAATTCTGGATTGTACAAAACCCTGA